The following are encoded together in the Dickeya lacustris genome:
- a CDS encoding DNA-binding protein, whose protein sequence is MEKIWFATNELLGVAGLPRTRQGLNRKAREHGWERRRRKGGRGKAVEYAIWSLPEAVRELLIGRHVAGCQRISLRTRPALYELSAQEYTLRDNRVQEDTWLQLYHELSAEERTLLIGHILREGARGVLARLDDRPGQNG, encoded by the coding sequence GTGGAAAAAATATGGTTTGCTACGAATGAACTCCTTGGTGTCGCAGGATTACCGAGAACACGTCAGGGGCTGAATAGAAAAGCCAGAGAGCATGGCTGGGAGAGGCGGCGAAGAAAGGGAGGGCGAGGAAAAGCCGTTGAGTATGCTATCTGGAGTCTGCCTGAAGCCGTCAGAGAGTTATTGATAGGTAGACATGTAGCCGGTTGCCAACGCATCAGCCTACGCACGCGTCCCGCTCTGTATGAGCTGTCGGCGCAGGAGTACACGCTACGGGATAATCGGGTGCAGGAAGATACCTGGCTGCAGCTTTATCACGAATTGTCCGCCGAAGAGCGTACTTTATTGATTGGGCACATTCTGCGTGAAGGTGCCAGAGGCGTGCTGGCCCGTCTGGATGACAGGCCAGGGCAGAACGGCTAA
- a CDS encoding DNA-binding protein, producing the protein MKKEWFATSELVGIGGLPKSRQGLNKRAREDGWEKRRRKGVQGRGVEYSIHSLPQTVQQTLLMQETPGEYSAKPSDMLSVWIQIYHQLSVPEREKLIAYIMREGVSSTLKQLGLANMATASLIKDFSD; encoded by the coding sequence ATGAAAAAAGAGTGGTTTGCGACCAGCGAGTTGGTTGGTATTGGCGGACTCCCTAAATCACGGCAAGGATTGAATAAGCGAGCCCGAGAAGATGGTTGGGAAAAGCGTCGCCGCAAAGGTGTACAAGGACGTGGAGTAGAATATTCTATTCATAGCTTGCCTCAAACTGTTCAGCAAACTCTGCTGATGCAGGAAACTCCAGGTGAATATTCGGCTAAACCGTCGGATATGCTGTCGGTCTGGATTCAGATTTACCATCAGCTTTCTGTGCCTGAACGAGAGAAGTTGATTGCCTATATCATGCGTGAGGGCGTCTCTTCTACCCTGAAGCAGCTAGGGCTTGCCAATATGGCAACCGCTTCTTTGATAAAAGATTTTTCTGATTAA
- a CDS encoding helix-turn-helix domain-containing protein yields MNSRKSDWHSADIIAALRKKGTTLAAVSRAAGLSSSTLANALSRPWPKGEWLIANALGIHPSEIWPSRYYDPETQELLDRKKLIRPAAE; encoded by the coding sequence ATGAATTCAAGGAAAAGTGACTGGCATTCCGCCGATATTATTGCGGCCTTAAGAAAGAAGGGGACAACACTTGCCGCTGTCTCGAGAGCTGCCGGACTCAGTTCTTCTACACTAGCAAACGCGCTATCACGCCCATGGCCAAAGGGCGAATGGTTGATAGCCAATGCATTAGGCATTCATCCATCAGAAATATGGCCCAGTCGTTATTACGACCCGGAGACACAAGAGCTACTTGATAGAAAAAAGTTGATCCGTCCCGCTGCCGAATAA
- the mdh gene encoding malate dehydrogenase: protein MKVAVLGAAGGIGQALALLLKTQLPSGSELSLYDIAPVTPGVAVDLSHIPTDVKIKGFCGEDATPALEGADIVLMSAGVARKPGMDRSDLFNVNAGIVRNLVAQIARTCPKACIGIITNPVNTTVAIAAEVLKQAGVYDKNKLFGITTLDIIRSNTFVAELKGKLPQDIEVPVIGGHSGVTILPLLSQIPGVSFTEQEAADLTKRIQNAGTEVVEAKAGGGSATLSMGQAAARFGLSLVRALQGESAVVECAYVEGDGKYARFFAQPLLLGKDGIAEHKDIGALSAFEQQALVSMLDTLKQDIALGEEFVNK, encoded by the coding sequence ATGAAAGTAGCAGTTCTCGGAGCCGCAGGCGGTATTGGTCAAGCCCTTGCTCTTCTCCTTAAAACCCAGCTTCCTTCAGGTTCAGAGCTCTCTCTTTATGATATTGCCCCTGTTACGCCCGGTGTCGCTGTTGACCTGAGCCATATCCCTACTGACGTCAAGATAAAAGGTTTTTGTGGTGAAGATGCCACACCAGCATTAGAAGGTGCTGATATCGTCCTCATGTCTGCCGGAGTTGCCCGTAAGCCGGGTATGGACCGTTCCGATCTATTTAATGTGAATGCCGGTATTGTGCGTAATTTGGTTGCCCAAATTGCCCGCACTTGCCCTAAAGCCTGCATTGGCATCATCACGAATCCGGTGAATACCACCGTTGCTATTGCGGCAGAGGTGCTAAAACAGGCCGGGGTCTATGACAAGAACAAGTTGTTTGGTATCACCACGCTGGACATTATTCGTTCCAATACGTTTGTTGCGGAACTGAAAGGCAAGTTACCTCAGGATATCGAAGTGCCGGTGATCGGTGGTCACTCTGGTGTTACGATTCTGCCGTTACTGTCGCAAATACCGGGCGTAAGTTTTACAGAACAGGAAGCTGCTGATCTGACCAAACGTATCCAAAATGCAGGTACAGAAGTGGTAGAAGCGAAAGCCGGTGGCGGCTCTGCTACGCTGTCTATGGGCCAGGCTGCCGCGCGTTTTGGCTTGTCTTTGGTGCGTGCGTTGCAGGGTGAGAGCGCTGTGGTTGAGTGTGCTTACGTTGAGGGCGATGGTAAATATGCACGTTTCTTCGCTCAACCCTTATTGTTAGGCAAAGATGGCATAGCAGAACATAAAGACATCGGCGCATTGAGTGCGTTTGAACAGCAAGCATTGGTCAGCATGCTGGATACGTTAAAGCAAGATATTGCGCTCGGTGAAGAATTCGTCAATAAGTGA
- the argR gene encoding transcriptional regulator ArgR: MRQSNKQEDLVKAFKALLKEEKFSSQSEIVQALQDDGFENINQSKVSRMLTKFGAVRTRNAKMEMVYCLPAELGVPTTTSPLKNLVLDVDYNDAVVVIHTSPGAAQLIARLLDSLGKSEGILGTIAGDDTIFTTPARGFSVKQLYEAILVLFEQEL, from the coding sequence ATGCGTCAGTCCAATAAACAAGAAGATCTGGTTAAGGCGTTTAAAGCGCTGTTAAAAGAAGAGAAATTCAGTTCGCAAAGCGAAATTGTGCAGGCGCTACAGGATGATGGCTTTGAGAATATTAACCAGTCTAAAGTCTCCCGCATGCTGACCAAATTCGGTGCGGTACGCACCCGCAATGCCAAGATGGAAATGGTCTACTGCCTGCCCGCAGAACTGGGTGTCCCCACCACGACCAGTCCGTTGAAAAATCTGGTGCTGGATGTTGACTATAACGATGCCGTCGTTGTGATTCACACCAGCCCAGGCGCTGCGCAATTGATTGCACGTCTGCTGGATTCATTAGGAAAATCAGAGGGTATTCTCGGTACTATCGCTGGCGACGACACGATTTTTACCACTCCAGCTCGCGGGTTCAGTGTCAAGCAACTCTATGAAGCAATCCTGGTATTATTCGAACAAGAGCTCTAA
- the tsaD gene encoding tRNA (adenosine(37)-N6)-threonylcarbamoyltransferase complex transferase subunit TsaD, with protein sequence MRVLGIETSCDETGVAIYDTQAGLLANQLYSQVKLHADYGGVVPELASRDHVRKTVPLIQAALSEAGLQSTDIDGVAYTAGPGLVGALLVGATVGRALAFAWDVPAVPVHHMEGHLLAPMLEENPPAFPFVALLVSGGHTQLISVTGVGEYRLLGESIDDAAGEAFDKTAKLLGLDYPGGPLLSKMAQQGVAGRFVFPRPMTDRPGLDFSFSGLKTFAANTIRENGGDAQTQADIACAFEDAVVDTLAIKCRRALDETGCQRLVIAGGVSANRTLRQRLADFMAKRGGEVFYARPAFCTDNGAMIAYAGAVRLAQGSRDELGISVRPRWPLAELPAV encoded by the coding sequence ATGCGCGTATTGGGTATTGAAACATCCTGTGATGAAACCGGGGTTGCGATTTATGACACTCAGGCCGGGTTACTGGCGAACCAGCTTTATAGCCAGGTAAAATTGCATGCCGATTATGGCGGTGTGGTGCCTGAGTTGGCTTCTCGTGATCATGTGCGAAAAACCGTGCCGTTAATTCAGGCGGCTCTGAGCGAAGCCGGTTTACAATCTACGGATATTGACGGTGTCGCTTATACTGCCGGGCCGGGCCTCGTCGGTGCGCTACTGGTGGGCGCAACGGTCGGACGTGCGCTGGCGTTTGCCTGGGATGTTCCTGCTGTGCCTGTGCACCATATGGAAGGGCACTTACTGGCACCGATGCTGGAAGAAAATCCGCCTGCATTTCCGTTTGTGGCGTTGCTGGTCTCCGGTGGTCACACACAGCTTATCAGTGTCACCGGCGTGGGAGAATATCGGCTGCTTGGTGAGTCGATTGATGATGCGGCGGGCGAAGCGTTTGATAAAACGGCGAAATTGCTGGGGTTGGATTATCCTGGTGGGCCGTTGTTGTCCAAAATGGCGCAACAGGGTGTCGCGGGGCGTTTTGTTTTCCCGCGCCCGATGACCGATCGCCCCGGGCTTGACTTCAGCTTTTCCGGCTTGAAGACGTTTGCCGCAAACACCATTCGTGAGAATGGCGGCGATGCGCAAACTCAGGCTGATATCGCCTGCGCATTTGAAGACGCCGTTGTTGATACGTTGGCGATTAAATGCCGTCGTGCGTTAGATGAAACCGGGTGTCAGCGCTTGGTGATTGCTGGTGGTGTGAGCGCGAACCGCACATTGCGCCAACGCCTTGCCGATTTTATGGCTAAACGCGGTGGCGAGGTATTTTATGCGCGCCCGGCATTCTGCACCGATAACGGCGCGATGATTGCTTATGCAGGGGCAGTACGACTTGCACAAGGCTCGCGCGATGAGCTCGGTATTAGCGTTCGCCCGCGCTGGCCGTTAGCTGAATTGCCTGCGGTGTAA
- the rpsU gene encoding 30S ribosomal protein S21: MPVIKVRENEPFDVALRRFKRSCEKAGVLAEVRRREFYEKPTTERKRAKASAVKRHAKKLARENARRTRLY; the protein is encoded by the coding sequence ATGCCGGTAATTAAAGTCCGTGAAAACGAGCCGTTCGACGTAGCTCTGCGTCGTTTCAAGCGTTCCTGTGAAAAAGCAGGTGTATTGGCTGAAGTTCGTCGTCGTGAGTTCTATGAAAAACCGACTACCGAACGTAAGCGCGCTAAAGCTTCTGCTGTGAAACGTCACGCGAAGAAGCTGGCTCGAGAAAACGCACGCCGCACTCGTCTGTATTAA
- the dnaG gene encoding DNA primase produces MAGRIPRVFINDLLARTDIVDLIDARVKLKKQGKNYHACCPFHHEKTPSFTVNGDKQFYHCFGCGAHGNAIDFLMNYDRLEFVESIEELAAMHGLDVPYEAGSGPTQLERHQRQSLYELMEQLSAFYQHTLTQPVGSPAKDYLARRGLSDEVIRQFAIGFAPPGWDNALKRFGRDSENRTTLTDAGMLVTNDNGRTYDRFRDRVMFPIRDKRGRVIAFGGRVMGEGTPKYLNSPETEIFHKGRQLYGLYEAQQRHPTLKRLLVVEGYMDVVALAQFGIDYAVASLGTSTTADHIQLLFRATDQVVCCYDGDRAGRDAAWRALETALPYLDDGRQLRFMFLPDGEDPDTLVRKEGHAAFEQRIEQAMPLSAFLFDSLLQQVDMSTPDGRTKLSTLALPLISQVPGETLRLYLRQQLGNKLGLLDDSQLDRLLPKQQESASSYQPPRLKVTTMRILIGLLVQNPRLSKEVPELALDGVDESKVPGLKLFLELVDICNESPGMNMGLLLEKYRENHYRKQLETLASWDHMIEEDELEEKFRVSLAELYDQLLQQRMEVLIARERTHGLSMNERKELWSLQLALTRKN; encoded by the coding sequence ATGGCTGGACGTATTCCCCGCGTATTCATTAATGACCTGCTGGCACGCACGGATATCGTTGACCTTATCGATGCCCGCGTCAAACTAAAAAAGCAGGGCAAAAATTACCACGCGTGTTGCCCGTTCCACCACGAGAAAACCCCGTCGTTCACCGTCAATGGTGACAAGCAGTTCTATCACTGTTTCGGTTGCGGCGCCCACGGCAATGCCATCGATTTTCTGATGAACTATGATCGTCTTGAGTTCGTTGAGAGCATCGAAGAGTTGGCGGCCATGCACGGGCTAGACGTGCCTTATGAGGCTGGCAGCGGCCCGACTCAGTTAGAACGCCATCAACGTCAAAGTTTGTATGAGTTGATGGAACAATTAAGCGCTTTTTACCAACATACATTAACTCAGCCTGTCGGTTCACCCGCCAAAGATTATCTGGCGAGACGGGGATTAAGTGACGAGGTGATTCGGCAATTCGCGATTGGATTTGCGCCACCGGGCTGGGACAACGCCTTAAAGCGTTTTGGCCGCGACAGCGAGAACCGCACCACGCTAACCGATGCCGGTATGCTGGTAACAAATGATAACGGCCGTACTTACGATCGCTTCCGCGATCGGGTCATGTTCCCTATTCGTGACAAGCGTGGCCGTGTTATTGCCTTTGGCGGACGAGTGATGGGTGAAGGCACGCCCAAGTACCTGAACTCGCCGGAAACCGAAATTTTTCATAAAGGCCGCCAATTGTATGGCCTGTATGAAGCACAGCAGCGTCATCCAACGTTAAAACGGCTGCTGGTGGTAGAAGGCTATATGGATGTGGTTGCTCTGGCGCAATTTGGCATTGATTATGCCGTCGCTTCGCTTGGTACATCGACCACCGCTGATCATATCCAGTTGCTGTTTCGCGCCACCGATCAGGTCGTGTGCTGTTATGACGGCGACCGCGCCGGACGAGATGCCGCCTGGCGAGCGCTGGAAACGGCTCTCCCCTATTTAGACGACGGCAGGCAGCTACGCTTTATGTTTCTGCCTGATGGTGAAGACCCGGATACCCTGGTGCGTAAAGAGGGGCATGCCGCCTTTGAGCAACGAATCGAGCAGGCAATGCCATTGTCAGCCTTTTTATTTGACTCATTGTTGCAACAGGTTGATATGAGCACCCCTGACGGGCGAACCAAGCTGAGTACGCTGGCACTTCCGCTGATAAGTCAGGTGCCAGGTGAAACATTACGCTTATACTTACGTCAACAGCTTGGCAACAAGCTAGGGTTGCTGGATGACAGCCAGTTAGACCGCCTGTTACCCAAACAACAGGAGTCTGCATCGTCTTACCAACCACCACGGCTAAAAGTCACAACTATGCGTATACTGATAGGACTTTTAGTGCAGAATCCACGGCTGTCTAAAGAGGTGCCTGAACTGGCGCTGGACGGTGTGGATGAGAGCAAAGTACCGGGGTTGAAGCTTTTTTTAGAGCTGGTTGATATCTGTAATGAAAGCCCGGGGATGAATATGGGGTTGCTGCTGGAAAAATATCGCGAGAATCATTACCGCAAGCAGCTTGAAACCCTGGCATCCTGGGACCATATGATTGAAGAAGATGAGCTCGAAGAAAAATTCCGGGTTAGCCTGGCCGAGCTCTATGACCAGTTGTTACAGCAACGCATGGAAGTGCTGATTGCGCGCGAAAGAACACATGGCTTAAGCATGAACGAACGCAAAGAACTGTGGTCGCTGCAACTGGCGCTAACACGAAAGAACTGA
- the rpoD gene encoding RNA polymerase sigma factor RpoD, whose amino-acid sequence MEQNPQSQLKLLVTRGKEQGYLTYAEVNDHLPEDIIDSDQIEDIIQMINDMGIQVMEEAPDADDLMLAENTADEDAAEAAAQVLSSVESEIGRTTDPVRMYMREMGTVELLTREGEIDIAKRIEDGINQVQCSVAEYPEAITYLLEQYDRVEAGESRLSDLITAFVDPNAEEDLAPNAAPESTEMADEDIDDDDEDENEESDSDDTDDDNSIDPELARQKFTELRDQYEATRLSIKAHGRSHASAIEEINKLSEVFKQFRLVPKQFDLLVNNMRSMMDRVRAQERQIMKLCVEQCKMPKKNFVTLFTGNETNSKWFEAALSLNKPWCEKLREVEEDVLRSLQKLQQIEEETGLTIEQVKDINRRMSIGEAKARRAKKEMVEANLRLVISIAKKYTNRGLQFLDLIQEGNIGLMKAVDKFEYRRGYKFSTYATWWIRQAITRSIADQARTIRIPVHMIETINKLNRISRQMLQEMGREPTPEELAERMLMPEDKIRKVLKIAKEPISMETPIGDDEDSHLGDFIEDTTLELPLDSATSESLRSATHDVLAGLTAREAKVLRMRFGIDMNTDHTLEEVGKQFDVTRERIRQIEAKALRKLRHPSRSEVLRSFLDD is encoded by the coding sequence ATGGAGCAAAACCCGCAGTCACAGCTCAAGCTACTTGTCACCCGTGGTAAGGAGCAAGGCTACCTGACCTATGCCGAGGTCAATGACCATCTGCCGGAAGATATCATCGACTCCGATCAGATCGAAGACATCATCCAGATGATTAACGACATGGGCATCCAGGTGATGGAAGAAGCACCGGATGCCGATGATCTGATGCTGGCCGAGAATACTGCCGACGAAGATGCCGCCGAGGCAGCCGCGCAGGTATTGTCGAGCGTTGAATCCGAGATTGGACGGACAACCGACCCGGTGCGTATGTACATGCGCGAAATGGGTACGGTCGAGCTGCTGACTCGTGAAGGCGAAATCGATATCGCCAAACGCATTGAGGACGGTATCAATCAGGTACAGTGCTCTGTAGCCGAATACCCGGAAGCTATCACCTATTTACTGGAACAGTACGATCGCGTTGAGGCCGGTGAAAGCCGCCTGTCTGATCTGATAACCGCGTTTGTCGATCCGAACGCCGAAGAGGATTTGGCACCAAACGCCGCGCCAGAAAGCACAGAAATGGCCGACGAAGACATCGATGACGACGATGAAGATGAAAACGAAGAAAGCGACAGCGACGATACCGATGACGATAACAGCATCGACCCGGAGCTGGCCCGTCAGAAATTCACCGAACTGCGCGACCAGTACGAAGCGACCCGTCTGAGCATCAAAGCCCATGGCCGCAGCCATGCAAGCGCGATTGAAGAGATCAACAAACTGTCTGAAGTGTTCAAACAGTTCCGTCTGGTGCCAAAACAGTTTGATCTGCTGGTCAATAACATGCGTTCCATGATGGATCGCGTCAGGGCGCAAGAACGCCAGATCATGAAACTGTGTGTTGAACAGTGCAAGATGCCGAAGAAAAACTTCGTCACCCTGTTTACTGGCAACGAAACTAACAGCAAATGGTTCGAAGCCGCGCTGTCACTGAACAAACCCTGGTGTGAAAAACTGCGCGAAGTTGAAGAAGACGTGCTGCGCAGCCTGCAAAAATTACAGCAAATTGAAGAAGAAACCGGCCTGACCATCGAGCAGGTAAAAGACATCAACCGCCGTATGTCGATTGGCGAAGCCAAAGCGCGTCGCGCCAAGAAAGAGATGGTTGAAGCGAACCTGCGTCTGGTTATCTCAATTGCGAAAAAATACACCAACCGTGGCCTGCAATTTCTGGATCTGATTCAGGAGGGCAACATCGGCCTGATGAAAGCGGTAGACAAATTCGAATACCGCCGTGGCTATAAGTTCTCCACCTACGCCACCTGGTGGATCCGTCAGGCGATCACCCGTTCTATCGCGGATCAGGCGCGCACCATCCGTATTCCGGTGCATATGATTGAGACCATCAACAAACTCAACCGTATTTCTCGCCAGATGTTGCAGGAAATGGGCCGCGAGCCGACGCCGGAAGAACTGGCTGAACGCATGCTGATGCCGGAAGATAAGATCCGTAAAGTCCTGAAGATCGCCAAAGAGCCTATCTCGATGGAAACGCCGATCGGTGATGATGAAGATTCACATCTGGGCGATTTCATCGAAGACACCACGCTGGAGCTGCCGCTGGATTCCGCTACCTCGGAAAGCCTGCGTTCTGCCACCCACGACGTACTGGCGGGCCTGACCGCACGTGAAGCCAAAGTGCTGCGCATGCGTTTTGGTATCGACATGAATACCGACCACACGCTGGAAGAAGTCGGCAAACAGTTCGACGTCACCCGCGAACGTATTCGTCAGATAGAAGCCAAAGCGTTGCGTAAATTGCGCCACCCAAGCCGTTCTGAAGTGCTGCGCAGTTTCCTGGACGACTAA
- a CDS encoding alpha/beta hydrolase domain-containing protein, which produces MTRQPLPHVLTPPAMGTPMSATVAPLQQQGFIESERFIKGQAARYRIKDAMQDAQRIDGSNPYVTRVLIRRPTDPARFNGTVVVEWLNVTLDQDIDFVFGATRELMLREGYAWIGVSAQHNGVDAMKRWNPARYSALNVTASNVDPVDGSLIDPPNPLIMAKGGDVLAWDIFSQIGALAKAGNTDLLGGLKAKKVIAAAESQSTLKVSTYYNSIQPLHHVYDGFLFYDRSATLRSDVDAKTIAIGTEIFTALMKSAPQPDTDHQRWWEINGASHFSLDEIEHYVDPMIKRDAAFRNAQGKAMTLSEITAKNGPCTPATIYSRVPNGDVMKAALKALNIWINGGPAPAKMPRFVVDNQTPPQYVHDANNQIVGGIRTAAQDAPMARNAGIGKGPWFCGPSGNHVDLTAAELCQRYGSHESYVEHVKAVVAANVRQGVVLPEEANKTLEQAQALTFACPVN; this is translated from the coding sequence ATGACCAGGCAGCCCCTGCCGCACGTGCTCACGCCGCCAGCCATGGGGACTCCGATGAGTGCCACGGTTGCGCCATTGCAGCAACAGGGGTTCATTGAATCCGAGCGCTTTATCAAAGGACAGGCAGCTCGTTACCGCATTAAGGATGCGATGCAGGATGCACAGCGTATTGATGGTTCTAATCCTTATGTCACCCGCGTACTGATACGTCGTCCTACCGATCCCGCCCGTTTCAACGGTACCGTTGTGGTGGAGTGGCTAAACGTGACACTGGATCAGGATATCGATTTTGTATTCGGTGCCACCCGCGAGCTGATGTTGCGTGAAGGATATGCCTGGATTGGGGTCAGTGCGCAACATAATGGTGTTGATGCGATGAAGCGCTGGAATCCAGCACGCTATAGCGCACTTAACGTCACGGCGTCGAATGTCGATCCGGTTGATGGCAGTCTGATTGACCCGCCCAATCCCCTCATCATGGCTAAGGGTGGCGATGTACTGGCCTGGGATATTTTCTCTCAAATAGGCGCACTGGCAAAAGCGGGTAATACCGATCTACTGGGTGGCTTGAAAGCCAAAAAAGTGATCGCTGCCGCCGAGTCTCAATCCACACTCAAGGTTTCCACTTACTACAATAGCATTCAGCCATTGCACCATGTGTATGATGGTTTCCTCTTCTACGATCGCAGTGCGACATTGCGATCGGATGTCGATGCCAAAACGATAGCGATTGGTACCGAGATCTTCACGGCCTTAATGAAATCCGCCCCTCAGCCAGATACCGACCATCAACGCTGGTGGGAAATTAATGGTGCCTCACACTTCTCGCTGGATGAAATCGAGCACTATGTTGACCCGATGATTAAGCGCGATGCGGCTTTCCGTAATGCACAAGGGAAAGCCATGACCCTCTCGGAGATCACGGCAAAAAATGGCCCCTGCACCCCGGCGACCATTTATAGTCGGGTGCCGAATGGTGATGTGATGAAGGCGGCGTTGAAAGCTCTCAACATCTGGATTAACGGCGGGCCAGCTCCTGCAAAGATGCCCCGGTTTGTCGTCGATAACCAGACGCCTCCCCAGTATGTCCATGATGCGAATAATCAAATCGTTGGCGGTATCCGCACGGCGGCACAGGACGCGCCGATGGCTCGTAATGCCGGTATCGGTAAGGGCCCGTGGTTCTGTGGGCCATCTGGTAATCATGTAGACCTCACTGCGGCCGAACTTTGTCAGCGCTATGGTAGCCACGAGAGCTATGTCGAACATGTAAAAGCCGTCGTTGCCGCGAATGTACGGCAAGGCGTCGTGCTGCCGGAAGAAGCCAATAAGACTCTCGAGCAAGCACAGGCGCTGACTTTTGCTTGCCCCGTAAACTAA
- a CDS encoding nuclear transport factor 2 family protein: MTLEQRIQKLEDQAAIKRLVDMFANMADRMDIANQMYLFTEDAAVETYFGDTLFASMQGREQIAQVFSSFIANFTTMYHMNGQIVVDIEGDRASSTHYCLVTLISEQQGKQYKNLNGIIYQDEYVRQNGQWLIAKRQARFTWRDTSELIAE; this comes from the coding sequence ATGACACTAGAACAACGAATTCAAAAGCTGGAAGATCAGGCCGCTATCAAACGCCTGGTAGACATGTTCGCCAATATGGCCGACCGGATGGATATCGCTAACCAGATGTATCTGTTCACTGAAGATGCCGCTGTGGAAACATATTTTGGCGACACGCTGTTTGCCTCCATGCAGGGACGTGAACAGATAGCCCAGGTCTTCTCCAGCTTCATCGCCAATTTTACGACGATGTACCACATGAACGGCCAAATCGTGGTCGATATTGAAGGCGATCGCGCTTCATCAACACACTATTGTTTAGTGACACTGATATCTGAACAACAAGGCAAGCAATACAAAAACCTGAACGGCATTATCTATCAGGATGAGTATGTACGTCAGAACGGACAATGGTTGATTGCTAAACGTCAGGCCCGTTTCACCTGGCGAGATACCAGTGAGCTTATCGCTGAATGA
- a CDS encoding LysR family transcriptional regulator, which yields MISELRSITTFVCTVELGSLSKAAEAQQISPQAASKALKQLETYLGVRLFHRTTRSMSLTEEGQRFLEAAQPALIGLQQALSAAKQTREAFAGPLRIVGPRSVAQAIIGPVLDEYCRCYPEVQPDVQLDDRIGNWVEERVDVGLRIGVSPQDGLIARRLFPLQLIICASPAYLRKYGIPLTLNDLGIHRCSVFRHAGSGHVIPWHVKVGENMQEQLVRPAISTNDETVELGVVLAGEAIGQLAGPTAAAHIRAGRLVPLLLEHMSQIHSLFLYYGSRKAQPARVRRFIDLAVERLTDSQEFVLSEEELQLAYSKGKSSLG from the coding sequence ATGATCAGTGAATTGCGCTCCATCACAACCTTTGTCTGTACGGTGGAATTAGGCAGTCTCAGCAAGGCGGCAGAGGCTCAACAGATCTCTCCTCAGGCCGCCAGCAAAGCATTGAAACAGCTGGAGACTTACCTGGGGGTACGCTTGTTCCACCGTACCACTCGCAGCATGTCATTGACCGAAGAGGGTCAACGCTTTTTAGAGGCCGCACAACCCGCCTTGATTGGTCTACAGCAGGCTTTGTCGGCGGCGAAACAAACCCGTGAGGCATTTGCAGGCCCACTGCGGATCGTCGGGCCACGGTCGGTGGCTCAGGCGATCATCGGCCCTGTGTTGGACGAATATTGCCGATGCTATCCAGAAGTCCAGCCGGATGTGCAGCTTGATGACCGCATCGGCAACTGGGTAGAAGAGAGAGTGGATGTGGGCCTTCGGATTGGTGTTTCACCACAGGATGGCTTGATCGCGCGCCGTTTATTTCCCTTGCAGCTTATCATCTGCGCGTCTCCTGCCTATTTGCGCAAATATGGTATCCCATTGACATTGAACGATCTTGGTATACACCGCTGTAGTGTGTTTCGTCATGCGGGTTCCGGGCATGTTATCCCCTGGCATGTGAAAGTTGGCGAAAATATGCAGGAGCAGTTAGTGCGCCCGGCGATATCGACCAATGATGAGACGGTAGAGCTGGGCGTTGTACTGGCAGGGGAGGCCATTGGCCAGCTTGCCGGGCCAACGGCGGCGGCGCACATTCGGGCAGGTCGTTTGGTTCCCCTGTTGCTCGAACACATGAGTCAGATACACAGCCTGTTTCTCTATTATGGCAGCCGCAAGGCCCAGCCAGCACGGGTTCGCCGCTTCATAGATCTGGCGGTTGAGCGGCTGACCGACAGCCAGGAGTTTGTACTTAGCGAAGAGGAATTGCAGCTTGCTTATAGCAAAGGGAAATCGTCTTTAGGCTAA